A window from Bosea sp. ANAM02 encodes these proteins:
- a CDS encoding YgcG family protein, producing MFCAFSAFAAEPTYPTLTGRVVDGANLLAPDIRQKLKDKLKAHEDKTSDQVVVATVPSLQDVTIEDFANGLFRHWQLGQKAKNNGALLIVAPKERKVRIEVGYGLEGALTDALSKVIITTAIAPKFKTGDFAGGIEAGVDAILTILAGDAEEWQRRAEVRSDESTLGEDIAVVIAMIFIFLFVVAFLRGLSRQGGVRRHRLRNGQWVTLPQSTGWSTGSGSSSGWSGGGGGWSSGGGGFSGGGGSSGGGGASGDW from the coding sequence TTGTTTTGCGCGTTCTCCGCCTTCGCCGCCGAGCCGACCTATCCGACATTGACCGGGCGGGTCGTCGATGGCGCCAATCTGCTCGCGCCCGATATCCGGCAGAAGCTCAAGGACAAGCTCAAGGCGCATGAGGACAAGACCTCCGATCAGGTCGTGGTCGCGACCGTGCCCTCGCTGCAGGATGTCACGATCGAGGATTTCGCCAACGGACTCTTCCGGCACTGGCAGCTCGGCCAGAAGGCGAAGAACAACGGCGCCCTGCTGATCGTCGCGCCGAAGGAGCGCAAGGTCCGCATCGAGGTCGGCTATGGGCTGGAAGGCGCGCTCACCGATGCGCTCTCCAAGGTCATCATCACCACGGCGATCGCGCCCAAGTTCAAGACCGGCGATTTCGCCGGGGGGATCGAGGCCGGAGTCGACGCCATCCTGACGATCCTCGCGGGCGATGCCGAGGAATGGCAGCGGCGCGCCGAGGTGCGCTCGGACGAGAGCACGCTGGGCGAGGACATCGCCGTCGTCATCGCGATGATCTTCATCTTCCTGTTCGTCGTCGCCTTCCTGCGCGGCCTGAGCCGGCAGGGCGGCGTGCGCCGTCACCGGCTGCGCAACGGGCAATGGGTGACGCTGCCGCAGAGCACGGGCTGGAGCACCGGTTCGGGTTCCAGCTCGGGCTGGAGCGGCGGTGGAGGAGGCTGGAGCTCGGGCGGCGGCGGGTTTTCAGGTGGCGGCGGCTCCTCCGGCGGCGGCGGGGCTTCGGGAGACTGGTGA
- a CDS encoding TPM domain-containing protein, protein MDAADRDAIAEAVRRAELQTAGEIVVVIDRAASSYRNVPVMMALTLALFVPWPLLWLTVMSAQRIFLIQLICAAGLLASLLWYGRGGRFVPGFVKRRRAHDVALREFTARGLTRTKGRTGVLLYIALQERYAEILADTGIDGLVEKDTWRGIIEPLLSAAREDRLTEGLIAAVGSVGTVLGQHVPPVPGDVDELSNKVILL, encoded by the coding sequence ATGGATGCAGCCGACAGGGATGCGATCGCGGAAGCCGTGCGCCGGGCCGAACTGCAGACGGCCGGCGAGATCGTCGTGGTGATCGATCGGGCGGCGTCGAGCTATCGCAACGTCCCGGTGATGATGGCGCTGACGCTCGCGCTGTTCGTGCCCTGGCCGCTGCTCTGGCTGACGGTGATGAGCGCGCAGCGGATTTTCCTGATTCAGCTCATCTGTGCGGCGGGCCTGCTGGCGAGCCTGCTCTGGTACGGCCGGGGCGGGCGTTTCGTACCCGGATTCGTCAAGCGCCGGCGTGCGCATGACGTGGCGCTGCGGGAGTTCACGGCGCGCGGCCTGACCCGGACGAAGGGCCGCACCGGCGTGCTGCTCTATATTGCCCTGCAGGAGCGCTATGCCGAGATCCTTGCCGATACCGGCATCGACGGGCTGGTCGAGAAGGATACCTGGCGCGGCATCATCGAGCCGCTGCTCTCCGCTGCGCGGGAGGACCGCCTGACCGAAGGTCTGATCGCCGCCGTGGGTTCGGTCGGGACCGTGCTGGGGCAGCATGTGCCGCCCGTGCCCGGCGATGTCGACGAGCTCTCGAACAAGGTGATCCTGCTTTGA